The Peribacillus sp. FSL E2-0218 genome contains a region encoding:
- the bcp gene encoding thioredoxin-dependent thiol peroxidase: MTVKIGEKAPDFHLPANNGEMVSLSQFKGKYVVLYFYPKDMTPGCTTEACDFRDHNEHFEELDAVIIGISPDPAARHEKFIEKHGLPFLLLADESHQAAEAFDVWQLKKNFGKEYMGIERSTFLIDKEGMIVKEWRKVKVKGHVEDALETLRELQK, translated from the coding sequence ATGACTGTTAAAATTGGAGAAAAAGCACCTGATTTTCATTTACCTGCTAACAACGGTGAAATGGTTTCCCTTTCGCAGTTCAAGGGCAAATATGTTGTTTTATATTTTTACCCTAAAGATATGACCCCGGGTTGCACGACGGAGGCCTGTGATTTTCGGGATCACAATGAACACTTTGAGGAATTGGATGCTGTCATCATTGGCATCAGCCCGGATCCAGCCGCGCGTCATGAAAAGTTCATTGAAAAACATGGATTGCCTTTCCTTTTGCTGGCTGATGAAAGTCATCAAGCTGCCGAAGCATTCGATGTGTGGCAATTGAAAAAGAACTTTGGCAAGGAATATATGGGCATTGAGCGTTCTACCTTCCTGATTGACAAGGAAGGCATGATCGTCAAAGAATGGCGCAAAGTAAAAGTCAAAGGCCATGTTGAAGACGCTCTTGAAACTCTTCGTGAACTCCAAAAATAA